A single region of the Euwallacea similis isolate ESF13 chromosome 22, ESF131.1, whole genome shotgun sequence genome encodes:
- the LOC136416052 gene encoding protein sprouty homolog 2-like — protein sequence MDGNGFPSAPLRGPGGPVPLISIPLTALRTSAVSLTSPRPEAERRDNEYVDTPLRGTLRPPSSPAPLHRPPAPVPPSQPPINKQPVSFSKATPTPPCDTSRPNIICTTCGRCKCATCRTPKPLPEYWCCNGSCLLSADSIVDYTSCLCCVKGLFYHCSEADDVDSSCADDPCGCGPDRRAGRWGCLAALVCALPCLVLYWPLRGAKRAVELCYERHSRTGCRCRLPKQPPRPPAKRLLANDSLQDF from the coding sequence ATGGATGGGAATGGCTTCCCGTCAGCCCCTTTGCGAGGCCCCGGCGGGCCTGTGCCCCTCATAAGCATTCCGCTGACTGCATTGCGTACCTCGGCAGTGTCCTTGACGTCACCGAGGCCCGAAGCCGAACGTCGCGACAATGAGTACGTGGATACACCCCTCAGGGGGACCCTCAGGCCACCTTCGTCGCCGGCACCCCTGCACCGACCGCCTGCCCCGGTGCCCCCCTCGCAACCACCCATCAACAAGCAACCGGTGTCGTTCAGCAAGGCGACCCCAACACCCCCCTGCGACACCTCACGACCCAACATCATTTGCACCACCTGCGGACGATGTAAGTGTGCGACATGTCGAACCCCGAAGCCGTTACCGGAGTACTGGTGTTGTAACGGGAGCTGTCTGCTGTCCGCGGACAGTATTGTGGATTACACTTCGTGTCTGTGCTGCGTTAAAGGACTGTTTTACCACTGTTCGGAAGCGGACGACGTGGACAGCAGCTGTGCGGACGATCCGTGCGGCTGCGGACCAGATCGTCGGGCCGGCCGTTGGGGCTGTTTGGCCGCTCTGGTCTGCGCCCTGCCTTGTCTGGTGTTGTATTGGCCGCTACGCGGCGCCAAGCGGGCGGTCGAACTCTGCTACGAGCGACACTCACGAACGGGCTGTCGATGTCGGCTGCCTAAACAGCCGCCCAGACCGCCCGCCAAACGACTGCTGGCCAACGATTCGTTGCaagacttttaa
- the LOC136416176 gene encoding voltage-dependent calcium channel subunit alpha-2/delta-3-like: MEIFNFCIIFYGTTILFRSAISYGSDPKKIDNAIRAIQKETVELVEIWSEEIGRTLLELSNNMTRLQDVKKSFRHLQNHMYTIDGVLLTEDVASDIRMFMENKVDAVRRIADYAELLSYYRRNDQAYKNETRDRYYYFDVDGIENSEESIERSMEISEDVFNKECQWWCAHKNLTSLSHNIFNTELSINQLFEKRDYQTEDFSCDCDNLMEAFYRKESYTNLPLKYEPHFETSVNLNVSAVKVATNIFERDMTVLEGIRWSEPLDLVFKRNYYADSDLVWQYFASPSGFMRHYPAVQWSDERYYQTYDFRTRSWFTEAMTSPKDIIILLDQSGSMKGLRRKLSHQIVNDILDTLNDNDFVNIYTFNNVTSPLVNCFNDTLFQANEENLRLLREYLPVYQIEFVANISLGLEKAFKLLAYFRQTNLTSNCNQAIMLITEGIDYDYDISIFNRSNWIKNFPVRIFTYLIGTEKEDEKQMEFIACSNMGYYVNMTEKPDIREKVLKYLKVMSRPINFCYNDKQSPIWSYLYVDLADRRLSNWLWNKFEGIRQREVFLDHVKRRADRLQFNHNSITHMLLQETHVYGAYEEKQNYTYMTTVSLPVYGRRGDEYNLIGVAGVDVPIKFFRARIPHNKIGVNGYAFIITNNGYILMHPEHRTEFEYILKPTFNRVDILETEILDDENEPRIFGVDIVRLRERMLKRQGKQATLKIKYTLDDMKRIIRATRHYYYTDIGPFTLCIVLPDQYGAVKVNKSTVSKDLPPESILNHENWAAHPDWIYCKNCPPTHKKTLEQIEYAYYHPSFRNNLYNDLMHDIEKTSWFNDDVPNEKKFIDPYYMHKIFLSTNSGLTRWKTFNRNIYDEAEPASNRSIDEDWYQRSVEENLKKEDMFIFSVPFEISGYENNTMIRGTKAIFVEKGNMKTPVAVVGLEFNHQAMYKLYNSITTKSRAKKGGKKITCESDYLNCFILDNNAYILLSDEIEYTGRFIGDIRPDIMYYLVKENVYESTRMFDYQASCQNEPPESPDPGDKKCFKKVSKKKKNSSTKIDLFLKSAMLNLLQTIKWTFNLLLYTLGYIHPLGEDVLKLETKTFETLKVKKTVPTPCDREMWLFTLKKKFRSSFYNNDSVKFNCNWSYVVKEIPNTNLIFLAISNCPMTTSHTYPHTPEPMKINYYSQNVKVSLPCYIATMNNYTREPYMKCYKRDKREDKLNQMDKNFCGHTWD, encoded by the exons atggaaattttcaatttttgtattatctTTTATGGAACAACAATCTTATTCAGATCTGCCATCTCTTATGGTTCCGACCCCAAGAAAATTGATAACGCGATACGGGCCATACAGAAGGAAACTGTTGAGCT AGTCGAAATTTGGTCCGAAGAAATTGGCCGGACGCTTCTAGAGCTAAGCAACAACATGACCAGGCTCCAAGAcgtaaaaaag AGCTTCAGACACCTACAAAACCACATGTACACCATCGACGGTGTCCTCCTGACCGAGGATGTTGCCTCGGACATCCGAATGTTCATGGAAAACAAAGTGGATGCAGTTAGA AGAATAGCCGATTATGCCGAGTTGCTCTCTTACTACCGGAGAAATGATCAGGCATATAAGAACGAAACTCGAGACAGATATTACTATTTCGATGTGGACGGAATTGAGAACTCTGAAGAGAGTATCGAGCGGAGCATGGAAATATCCGAAGACGTCTTTAAC AAAGAATGCCAATGGTGGTGCGCGCATAAGAACCTTACAAGTCTGAGCCACAACATTTTCAACACTGAATTATCAATAAACCAACTGTTCGAAAAGCGGGATTATCAAACTGAGGACTTCTCGTGCGACTGCGATAATTTAATGGAAGCCTTTTACAGAAAAGAATCATACACTAACTTGCCACTAAAGTATGAACCACACTTCGAAACCAGTGTGAATCTCAATGTGAGCGCTGTGAAGGTGGCCACTAACATATTTGAAAGAG ATATGACGGTCCTTGAGGGAATTCGATGGTCTGAGCCACTGGATTTAGTCTTCAAAAGGAACTACTACGCAGATAGTGATTTAGTTTGGCAGTATTTTGCCAGCCCCTCAGGATTTATGCGGCACTATCCTG CTGTTCAGTGGTCAGACGAACGATATTATCAAACCTACGACTTCAGGACCAGGTCTTGGTTCACCGAGGCCATGACCTCCCCCAAAGACATTATTATCCTTCTGGATCAATCAGGCTCCATGAAGGGACTTAGGAGGAAGCTGTCCCATCAGATAGTCAATGATATCCTGGATACTTTGAATGATAatgattttgttaatatttacacgTTCAATAACGTGACTTCTCCCCTTGTTAATTGCTTTAATGATACACTTTTCCAG GCAAACGAGGAAAACTTGCGCCTTCTGAGGGAATATTTGCCAGTTTACCAGATAGAATTTGTGGCGAATATTTCCTTAGGATTGGAAAAAGCCTTTAAATTGTTGGCTTATTTTCGTCAGACTAATCTAA CCTCAAACTGCAACCAAGCCATCATGCTCATAACGGAGGGAATTGACTACGATTATGATATATCCATCTTCAACCGATCAAATTGGATCAAAAACTTTCCAGTACGCATATTCACGTATCTTATAGGTACTGAGAAGGAAGATGAGAAGCAAATGGAGTTTATCGCCTGCTCAAACATGG GGTACTACGTAAACATGACCGAGAAGCCCGATATCAGAGAAAAAGTCCTCAAGTACTTAAAAGTAATGTCTAGACCAATAAATTTCTGCTACAACGATAAACAGTCCCCCATTTGGAGCTATTTGTACGTGGATTTGGCAGATAGAAGGCTTTCCAATTGGCTCTGGAATAAGTTTGAAGGGATTAGACAACGTGAAGTGTTTCTGGATCATGTAAAAAGGAGGGCTGACCGCTTGCAGTTCAACCACAACAGTATCACCCACATGCTTTTGCAAGAAACTCAT GTATATGGAGCATACGAGGAAAAGCAGAATTATACGTATATGACAACAGTGTCTCTTCCAGTTTATGGGAGACGTGGAGATGAG TACAATTTAATTGGAGTTGCAGGAGTCGATGTGCCGATCAAATTCTTTAGGGCAAGAATTCCTCATAATAAG ATAGGAGTGAATGGCTACGCCTTCATCATCACCAACAACGGATACATTCTCATGCACCCCGAACACCGCACCGAG tttgaatacattttaaaaccgACATTTAATCGTGTGGATATCCTGGAGACTGAGATATTAGACGATGAAAATGAGCCTAGAATCTTCGGAGTCGATATAGTTCGT TTGCGGGAAAGAATGTTGAAGAGACAGGGCAAGCAGGCaacactgaaaataaaatatacattggATGATATG AAGAGAATAATACGCGCTACGAGGCATTACTACTACACAGACATTGGGCCCTTCACACTATGCATTGTACTGCCGGATCAGTACGGTGCTGTAAAGGTCAACAAATCCACAGTATCAAAAGATCTGCCCCCGGAATCTATCTTGAATCATGAAAATTGGGCAGCTCATCCAGACTG gATTTACTGCAAAAACTGCCCTCCGACGCATAAGAAAACGTTGGAACAAATTGAATATGCCTATTACCACCCATCATTTC GAAATAACTTATACAACGATTTGATGCACGACATAGAGAAGACTTCCTGGTTCAACGACGACGTCCCCAATGAAAAGAA GTTTATCGACCCTTACTACATGCACAAAATCTTCTTATCCACCAACTCTGGCTTAACCAGATGGAAGACTTTTAATAGGAACATTTACGATGAAGCGGAACCTGCCAGCAATAGGTCCATCGACGAGGACTGGTACCAACGCTCTGTggaagaaaacttaaaaaaagaggACATGTTTATATTCTCAGTGCCATTCGAAATATCAG GATATGAAAACAATACGATGATTCGGGGCACCAAGGCTATATTCGTGGAAAAAGGTAACATGAAGACTCCGGTTGCGGTTGTGGGATTAGAGTTCAATCATCAAGCGATGTATAAGTTGTATAACAGCATAACTACTAAG TCCAGAGCCAAAAAAGGGGGCAAAAAGATTACTTGCGAGTCTGACTATCTCAATTGCTTTATTCTGGACAATAACGCCTACATTTTGCTCAGCGATGAGATTGAGTATACTGGGCGATTTATTGGAGATATTCGGCCTGACATTATGTACTACCTAGTTAAGGAAAACGTGTACGAATCCACTAG AATGTTCGACTATCAAGCCTCGTGCCAGAATGAGCCTCCAGAGTCTCCAGATCCAGGCGATaaaaaatgcttcaaaaaagtctccaagaaaaaaaagaacagtTCTACGAAAATTGACCTATTTCTCAAATCG GCTATGTTAAACTTGCTCCAAACAATCAAATGGACTTTCAATTTGCTACTCTACACTCTCGGCTACATTCACCCTTTGGGAGAAGATGTGCTCAAGCTGGAAACCAAGACCTTTGAAACATTGAAAGTAAAGAAGACCGTTCCAACCCCATGCGATCGGGAAATGTGGCTCTTCActctaaagaaaaaattcagaagCAGCTTTTACAACAACGATTCCGTTAAATTTAACTGCAATTG GTCTTACGTGGTGAAGGAAATTCCAAACACAAACTTGATTTTCCTGGCCATATCCAACTGCCCAATGACCACGTCGCATACGTATCCTCACACGCCAGAACCAATGAAAATCAATTACTATTCTCAAAATGTTAAAGTGTCTCTGCCATGTTATATTGCGACAATGAACAATTATACGAGGGAGCCTTACATGAAATGTTACAAGAGAGATAAAAGG GAAGATAAATTGAATcaaatggataaaaatttCTGTGGGCATACTTGGGACTAG